From the genome of Methylocystis echinoides:
ACGGAAAAGGTCATGGCCCTCGACTTTGGCGCCGACGACTATGTCGAAAAGCCTTTCGGCATGGACGAATTGCTGGCCCGCATGCGCACGGCGCTCCGGCGCGCCCGCAGCGACGTCGAGCCCGAGCAAATCAACGTCGAGGAGCTCGTGATCGATGTCGGCAAGCGCCTCGTCCTCAAGAAAGGCAGGACGATAAAGCTCACGCCGAAAGAATTCGATCTGCTGATCTTCCTTGCTAGACGCGCCGGACGAGCCGTGTCGCAGCGAGAAATCCTGAAAGCCGTCTGGGGACCCGCTCATGAAAACGACGGCCAGTATTTGCGCGTCTTCGTGGGACAGCTGAGAGGAAAGATCGAGGACGACCCAGCGCATCCGCGCCTTCTGACAACGGAACCGGGTGTGGGATATCGGTTCGCAGGCTAAGCTGGAGTCGACGGGTCATGACCCCCGCTCAAGCATCGGCTTTGCTTGGGCGCCGAGGTGAAAGAGTTCCGAAAGCTACGGCAAGGCGCAACTGGTGCTCAGTGCGGTGCGGGAATCCCGGGCAGCCAGTCGACGCCGGCGGCGGAAAGCTTCTTCGGCGCGCCAAAGTAACCACGAACCTCGGGCGGAACACGCGCAAGTTTTTCGTTAACGAGGGTGATCGCTTGGGTGACGCTGCCCCTGACATCAAGCCCCGGCAGTTCAACCCATCCAGCTCCCAAGCACTCAGAAAGCAAGTCGAGTTCGTCGTGCTTGGCTTTATGAGTGAGTAGCTCCGCCAGAAGGTCTGCAGAGGGGATACCCAGCGCGCGTGCGAGGGCGTCGAGCGGCGACTCGCCTTTGCGCCATCTCCCAACGTAATGAGCTATAATTGCGTGCTTCGAGGCGCTCCACTCGCTGTCGATGTTGGGAGTTGGTCTGATTTGGTCCAAGCACCAGCGCGTCTGCATAGCGAGCCTGCCTATCTCAGATCTTGGTTCGCCCTTGGAAGACTTTATCGGCGACTA
Proteins encoded in this window:
- a CDS encoding response regulator transcription factor; translated protein: MSGERVLVVDDEPQILRVLRPALIASGYQVVGAATAAEAFAALRDGMPDIVILDLGLPDMDGKEALRKMRILTNTPIIVLSARDRETEKVMALDFGADDYVEKPFGMDELLARMRTALRRARSDVEPEQINVEELVIDVGKRLVLKKGRTIKLTPKEFDLLIFLARRAGRAVSQREILKAVWGPAHENDGQYLRVFVGQLRGKIEDDPAHPRLLTTEPGVGYRFAG